A stretch of Microbacterium caowuchunii DNA encodes these proteins:
- a CDS encoding DUF1254 domain-containing protein has translation MTIRVNVDNFCRAETDRMFKDLQAAAGGVNRFLHNREPAAIDEQTVIRLNRDTLYSFAVVDVTSGATLHLPDPGDRYLTAMVVNEDHYVNAVFHGAGDHELTLEQHSTPHVVVAVRILVDPGDPDDVATVLKLQEGIRITGGGAAAFVYPDYDEASLKETRDALLSLARNLTGFDRMFGAVGEVDPVRHLIGTAAGWGGLPTSEASYIGVDPRLPVGHYELTVRDVPVDGFWSISVYNAEGRFEPNDRDAYTVNNITGVPNPDGSITVRFGDFPEDVPNAIPITEGWNYLVRLYRPRPEILDGSWALPALTTVDAAGTVAT, from the coding sequence ATGACGATACGTGTGAACGTGGACAACTTCTGCCGCGCCGAAACGGACCGCATGTTCAAGGATCTGCAGGCGGCCGCCGGGGGTGTGAACCGGTTCCTGCACAACCGAGAGCCCGCCGCGATCGACGAGCAGACCGTCATCCGGCTGAACCGGGACACCCTCTACAGCTTCGCGGTCGTGGACGTCACAAGCGGCGCGACCCTCCACCTGCCGGATCCGGGCGACCGCTATCTCACCGCAATGGTCGTGAATGAGGACCACTACGTGAACGCGGTCTTCCACGGGGCCGGGGATCACGAACTGACCCTCGAGCAGCACAGCACGCCGCACGTCGTCGTGGCCGTCCGCATCCTCGTCGATCCCGGCGACCCCGACGATGTCGCCACGGTGCTGAAGCTCCAGGAGGGCATCCGGATCACCGGCGGGGGCGCGGCCGCGTTCGTCTACCCGGACTACGACGAGGCCTCGCTGAAGGAGACCCGCGACGCGCTCCTGTCGCTTGCCCGCAATCTCACCGGATTCGACCGCATGTTCGGGGCAGTCGGCGAGGTCGATCCGGTCCGGCACCTCATCGGAACCGCCGCCGGATGGGGCGGGCTGCCCACGAGCGAAGCGTCGTACATCGGCGTCGACCCGCGTCTGCCGGTCGGGCACTACGAACTCACCGTCCGTGACGTGCCGGTCGACGGGTTCTGGTCGATCTCGGTGTACAACGCGGAGGGCCGCTTCGAGCCGAACGACCGTGACGCCTACACGGTCAACAACATCACCGGGGTGCCGAATCCGGACGGATCCATCACCGTCCGGTTCGGGGACTTCCCGGAGGACGTGCCGAACGCCATCCCGATCACCGAGGGATGGAACTACCTGGTCCGGCTGTACCGGCCTCGCCCCGAGATCCTCGACGGTTCCTGGGCCCTGCCCGCTCTCACCACGGTCGACGCCGCCGGAACGGTGGCCACGTGA
- a CDS encoding ATP-dependent DNA ligase, which produces MGKFIYNTQASATFDDRLLAHLQIVMGAKLRRSEAFFFTWKDDASLGNGRTTLWVHAGASLIFKFSGSRQPQINRAWLEALTDTANSPGGLRVIREPQTADTAEDRVLVG; this is translated from the coding sequence ATGGGCAAGTTCATCTACAACACCCAGGCCAGCGCCACGTTCGACGATCGGCTGCTGGCGCACCTTCAGATCGTCATGGGAGCGAAGCTGCGTCGTTCGGAGGCGTTCTTCTTCACCTGGAAGGATGATGCCAGCCTGGGTAACGGCCGCACGACCCTCTGGGTGCACGCCGGCGCGTCCCTGATCTTCAAGTTCAGCGGGAGTCGGCAGCCGCAGATCAATCGGGCATGGCTCGAGGCGCTCACCGACACGGCTAATTCGCCGGGGGGTCTCCGGGTCATCCGAGAGCCGCAGACAGCCGACACGGCAGAGGACCGAGTCCTCGTCGGCTGA